From Symphalangus syndactylus isolate Jambi chromosome X, NHGRI_mSymSyn1-v2.1_pri, whole genome shotgun sequence, the proteins below share one genomic window:
- the LOC129475812 gene encoding putative E3 ubiquitin-protein ligase makorin-4 isoform X1, which produces MAEAAAPGTTATTSGAGAAAAEAAATVSTTPIPTVTAPSPRAGGGVGGSNGSDGSSGSGGRGDSGVCDGSGACGGSDACDGSGDSWTKQVTCRYFKYGICKEGDNCHYSHDLSDRLCGVVCKYFQRGYCIYGDHCRCEHSKPLKQEEATATELTTKSSLAASSSLSSIVGPLVEMNTNEAESRNSNFATVGAGSEDWVNAIEFVPGQPYCGRTVPSCTEAPLQGSVTKEESEEEQTAVETKKQLCPYAAVGQCRYGENCVYLHGDLCDMCGLQVLHPMDAAQRSQHIQSCIEAHEKDMEFSFAVQRSKDKVCGICMEVVYEKANPSEHRFGILSNCNHTFCLKCIRKWRSAKEFESRIVKSCPQCRITSNFVIPSEYWVEEKEEKQKLIQKYKEAMSDKACRYFDEGRGSCPFGENCFYKHMYPDGRREEPQRQQVGTSSRNPGQRRNHFWEFFEEGANSNPFDDEEQAVTFELGEMLLMLSAAGGDDELTDSEDGWDLFCDEEFCVSDL; this is translated from the coding sequence ATGGCGGAGGCTGCAGCTCCCGGAACAACAGCCACAACATCTGGAGCAGGAGCGGCAGCGGCGGAGGCGGCGGCAACGGTCTCCACGACTCCGATCCCCACAGTCACCGCCCCGTCCCCGAGGGCGGGCGGAGGGGTCGGCGGCAGCAACGGCAGCGACGGTAGCAGCGGTAGTGGCGGCAGGGGCGACAGTGGCGTGTGTGACGGCAGCGGCGCTTGCGGCGGCAGCGACGCTTGCGATGGCAGCGGCGACAGCTGGACTAAACAGGTCACTTGTAGGTATTTTAAGTATGGGATTTGTAAGGAAGGAGATAACTGTCACTACTCGCATGACCTCTCTGACCGTCTGTGTGGTGTAGTGTGCAAGTATTTTCAGCGAGGGTACTGTATTTATGGAGACCACTGCAGATGTGAACATAGCAAGCCACTGAAACAGGAAGAAGCAACTGCTACAGAGCTAACTACAAAGTCATCCCTTGCTGCTTCCTCAAGTCTCTCATCAATAGTTGGACCACTTGTTGAAATGAATACAAACGAAGCTGAGTCAAGAAATTCAAACTTTGCAACTGTAGGAGCAGGTTCAGAGGACTGGGTGAATGCCATTGAGTTTGTTCCTGGGCAACCCTACTGTGGCCGTACTGTGCCTTCCTGCACTGAAGCACCCCTGCAGGGCTCAGTGACCAAGGAAGAATCAGAGGAAGAGCAAACCGCCGTGGAAACAAAGAAGCAGCTGTGCCCCTATGCTGCAGTGGGACAGTGCCGATATGGGGAGAATTGTGTGTATCTCCACGGAGATTTATGTGACATgtgtgggctgcaggtcctgcaTCCGATGGATGCTGCCCAGAGATCACAGCATATACAATCGTGCATTGAAGCCCATGAGAAAGACATGGAGTTCTCATTTGCTGTGCAGCGCAGCAAGGACAAGGTGTGTGGGATCTGCATGGAGGTGGTGTATGAGAAAGCCAACCCCAGCGAGCACCGCTTCGGGATCCTCTCCAACTGCAACCACACCTTCTGTCTCAAGTGCATTCGCAAGTGGAGGAGTGCTAAGGAATTTGAGAGCAGGATCGTCAAGTCCTGCCCACAATGCCGAATCACATCTAACTTTGTCATTCCAAGTGAGTACTgggtggaggagaaagaagagaagcagaAACTCATTCAGAAATACAAGGAGGCAATGAGCGACAAGGCATGCAGATATTTTGATGAAGGACGTGGGAGCTGCCCATTTGGAGAGAACTGTTTTTACAAGCATATGTACCCTGATGGCCGTAGAGAGGAGCCACAGAGACAGCAAGTGGGAACATCAAGCAGAAACCCAGGCCAACGAAGGAACCACTTCTGGGAATTCTTTGAGGAAGGAGCGAACAGCAACCCCTTTGATGATGAAGAACAGGCTGTCACCTTTGAGCTGGGCGAGATGTTGCTTATGCTTTCGGCTGCAGGTGGGGACGACGAACTGACAGACTCTGAAGATGGGTGGGACTTGTTTTGTGATGAAGAATTTTGTGTCTCAGATCTATAG
- the LOC129475812 gene encoding putative E3 ubiquitin-protein ligase makorin-4 isoform X2, with product MAEAAAPGTTATTSGAGAAAAEAAATVSTTPIPTVTAPSPRAGGGVGGSDGSGDSWTKQVTCRYFKYGICKEGDNCHYSHDLSDRLCGVVCKYFQRGYCIYGDHCRCEHSKPLKQEEATATELTTKSSLAASSSLSSIVGPLVEMNTNEAESRNSNFATVGAGSEDWVNAIEFVPGQPYCGRTVPSCTEAPLQGSVTKEESEEEQTAVETKKQLCPYAAVGQCRYGENCVYLHGDLCDMCGLQVLHPMDAAQRSQHIQSCIEAHEKDMEFSFAVQRSKDKVCGICMEVVYEKANPSEHRFGILSNCNHTFCLKCIRKWRSAKEFESRIVKSCPQCRITSNFVIPSEYWVEEKEEKQKLIQKYKEAMSDKACRYFDEGRGSCPFGENCFYKHMYPDGRREEPQRQQVGTSSRNPGQRRNHFWEFFEEGANSNPFDDEEQAVTFELGEMLLMLSAAGGDDELTDSEDGWDLFCDEEFCVSDL from the exons ATGGCGGAGGCTGCAGCTCCCGGAACAACAGCCACAACATCTGGAGCAGGAGCGGCAGCGGCGGAGGCGGCGGCAACGGTCTCCACGACTCCGATCCCCACAGTCACCGCCCCGTCCCCGAGGGCGGGCGGAGGGGTCGGCGGCA GCGATGGCAGCGGCGACAGCTGGACTAAACAGGTCACTTGTAGGTATTTTAAGTATGGGATTTGTAAGGAAGGAGATAACTGTCACTACTCGCATGACCTCTCTGACCGTCTGTGTGGTGTAGTGTGCAAGTATTTTCAGCGAGGGTACTGTATTTATGGAGACCACTGCAGATGTGAACATAGCAAGCCACTGAAACAGGAAGAAGCAACTGCTACAGAGCTAACTACAAAGTCATCCCTTGCTGCTTCCTCAAGTCTCTCATCAATAGTTGGACCACTTGTTGAAATGAATACAAACGAAGCTGAGTCAAGAAATTCAAACTTTGCAACTGTAGGAGCAGGTTCAGAGGACTGGGTGAATGCCATTGAGTTTGTTCCTGGGCAACCCTACTGTGGCCGTACTGTGCCTTCCTGCACTGAAGCACCCCTGCAGGGCTCAGTGACCAAGGAAGAATCAGAGGAAGAGCAAACCGCCGTGGAAACAAAGAAGCAGCTGTGCCCCTATGCTGCAGTGGGACAGTGCCGATATGGGGAGAATTGTGTGTATCTCCACGGAGATTTATGTGACATgtgtgggctgcaggtcctgcaTCCGATGGATGCTGCCCAGAGATCACAGCATATACAATCGTGCATTGAAGCCCATGAGAAAGACATGGAGTTCTCATTTGCTGTGCAGCGCAGCAAGGACAAGGTGTGTGGGATCTGCATGGAGGTGGTGTATGAGAAAGCCAACCCCAGCGAGCACCGCTTCGGGATCCTCTCCAACTGCAACCACACCTTCTGTCTCAAGTGCATTCGCAAGTGGAGGAGTGCTAAGGAATTTGAGAGCAGGATCGTCAAGTCCTGCCCACAATGCCGAATCACATCTAACTTTGTCATTCCAAGTGAGTACTgggtggaggagaaagaagagaagcagaAACTCATTCAGAAATACAAGGAGGCAATGAGCGACAAGGCATGCAGATATTTTGATGAAGGACGTGGGAGCTGCCCATTTGGAGAGAACTGTTTTTACAAGCATATGTACCCTGATGGCCGTAGAGAGGAGCCACAGAGACAGCAAGTGGGAACATCAAGCAGAAACCCAGGCCAACGAAGGAACCACTTCTGGGAATTCTTTGAGGAAGGAGCGAACAGCAACCCCTTTGATGATGAAGAACAGGCTGTCACCTTTGAGCTGGGCGAGATGTTGCTTATGCTTTCGGCTGCAGGTGGGGACGACGAACTGACAGACTCTGAAGATGGGTGGGACTTGTTTTGTGATGAAGAATTTTGTGTCTCAGATCTATAG